Within Spinacia oleracea cultivar Varoflay chromosome 4, BTI_SOV_V1, whole genome shotgun sequence, the genomic segment CCTATCCCTGGCCAGAGGTAGCGGTTGACTCAATTTCCTATTTGTTACAAAATAAGAGAATGCTTCTTTTGTTCCAGTGATTGAggatctttttttgttttttgaaaatatgcTTTAAGATGTGTAATCTTTATTGGCAGCTGGAAAGAAGTAAGGCATGACAATACAGTTACATGGTTAGCTTATTGGAACGATCCCATAAACCCAAAAGAGTTCAAGTATGTGTTCTTGGCAGCTAGCAGTACATTGAAGGGGCAAAGTGACAAGGAAAAATATGAGAAAGCAAGGAAGTTGAAGGTTGCTGTTTTGTAGGATTTTCACCTCCATGTTTATTGTTGGTCTTGAGCTATGGATGGTTTGTTTTAATGCTTGCTTTTGTTAAGTGCAGGACTACATTGAAGGTATTAGAACAACATATACAAATAACTTTGGGAGCAAAGATATGACCAGACAACAGATAGCAGTTGCTACCTATCTCATTGATAGACTTGCTCTGAGGGCGGGAAATGAGAAGGTAGAGTCTGAGATTACCTCTATGTTGACATTTACAATTGTGATTATTGTGGTTGGAAGCTAAGAGCATGTTTCATGTCTAGCTAACCTTAAGTTTGTTCGCTGAAGTTGTTTTGCCATGGGTTTGTTCTCTGTACAAGGCTATCGTGGGGTGTACTGCATTGAAAGGATTTCTATTGATCACTTAAACCATGAATATGTCTTAGATGAAATCCTTTCTCAATGTAATttaaaatttggcataaacccGGAACTCTTGGAAGGAGAATTATGAAGCTGCTTACTGAGATTAATTTCCTCCCTGCAGTAGATAGATAGTTTGATTTTTAGATAGCAGTACACTGTATCCACTATACCTGCGAGGCCATTGGGTATGTTGTGCATGTAAAGAGATGATAAAAGGAGGGTTTGCAATTATGCTAGTTCTGGCACTTATATACTACTGAGATAATTGAGATCTCTGCTGTATTTAGACCCCTTTACTTTTAATGACCCATAAGATGTCTCCTACCTGAAAGCAGTCACATGGTTTTCTTTAGTCATTATTCTTTATTTGGTCTTTTTAAGTTTTTAATGAGCTTTGTGTTCCGGTTTACACCACAAGAAGAGTGAAGAGTTATGAAACCCTGGGGATCAGGTTATCTGTTAACATATTCTTATACTGTGATACCTTTTTCCATGTTCCAGGATGATGATGAAGCAGATACTGTTGGTTGTTGTACATTGAAAGTGGAAAATGTAAAACCACTGGATCCTCCTATATTGGAGGTAAGATTTTCCCATTTCTTTCTGGCTAGGTTCAACTTTGAAATGTCTTTAGATGGCTATTCTTGGGAATTCTTCAATAAACAGGCTGTTGATATTTTCTTTTGAGTGGGGTGGGGGGGATGGTAGGGGTCGGTTGAGGGCATTTTTGCAAATGTTTATTTAAATTTGCAGCTCCACaatcaataattaatttaacataTTACCCTCCAGTTTGATTTCCTTGGTAAAGATTCAATCAAGTACTACAAACAATTTGAAGCTGATCCTGCTGTGTATAAAGCTGTTAAGAAGTTCAGAGAAGGTAAGAAACAATTGATCATGTGCTGATTGAGttggttttttttgttgaattttgattAACAATATTAATTCTTATCAGGGAAGAGTGGCAGTGATGATCTCTTTGACAAGTTGGACACTAGCAAACTGAACACTCATCTGAAAGAATTAATGCCTGGCCTCACTGCAAAAGTATTTCGTACTTTTAATGCATCTGTCACTTTGGATGACATGGTATGACATCAATGACCGTCTCTTTACTTTGTAGCGTAGGAATGTAGGATGAGTGGTTATGTTTTCATGCGGTCACATAATCTATGTACATCAGGGAACAATAGGAAAAGTTTGGACCTTTTATGTAGGATGAGTGGTTATGTTTTCATGCGGTCACATAATCTCAAATAAGTTTTCAAGTTAGGCTctgttctattcaccttattcttattgcttaGTAATCAGACTACAAAAATCAGGCCAGACcagaaaaattcaaaacagaccaaaaaaagcaaaaaatacTAGCAGAAAACATTCAGACCAAACTAGACAGGAAGAATCAGACCAGACCAAAAACTAGagaaatcagatcagatcaggtgcaaagaacaaagccttagtcatCTTTgaacaataaagccctttagcTATGTGTTACCTGAATTAAAAGGAAATGAGAGTCAAAACATGAATGGGTTAGTAATTCCTCGTATTCCATGAAATTGTATAATCAGCATTTTATACTAGTTGATTTCAAGGATTTTCAATGACCTTCTTGAACTGTCATGCGAATGCTTAAAATGGACGTGCACTAGAAAAAAATTATTGCCACTGAACGTGTAATTTTATGGCTTCTTTTAGGACATCAAGCTAAAACAATTATAGATGATGTACTTCAATATTTTCTATATGTTGATGTGTTTCTGAAGGTGTATTTGTGTGATAGCTTGCTAAAGGAGGGGCTGGAAGTGGAGAGGTGCCGGAGAAAATTGCCAATTATCAGCATGCAAACAAGGAGGTAGGTTGAGTCTTTTGCATCGCTTGAAATCTTTGCTCTGTGTCCTTGTACTAGGTTTCATTCAATGTGTTACTTCTCTTGTTACAGGTTGCAATCATTTGTAATCATCAACGTACAGTATCAAAGTCTCATTCTGCACAGATGGATAGACTTCAAACAAGAATAGACGAAGCTAAGGCATGGTTTTCTGTTTAGCATATCTGACCCCTCTCTCTGTCTTGTAATATTGGCGAGTGAATATTAATTAGTTACATGGTATTGGAAATAGGCTGAGCTGAGTGAACTGGAGACGGATTTGGCTCGGGCAAAGAAAGGAAAGCCGCCATTGAAGGACAGTAATGGAAAGCAAAAGAGAAATTTGAGCCCTGAAGCGTAATTGTCCCATCGCCTTTGCTTATTGTGAAACCTTTCTTTAACTTACTGATATCTTT encodes:
- the LOC110789302 gene encoding DNA topoisomerase 1 beta isoform X2, translated to MVGQEKKEVKEEKLKLEEKYMWAIVDGVKEKVGNFRVEPPGLFRGRGEHPKMGKLKKRIYPRDITINIGKDAPIPECPIPGQSWKEVRHDNTVTWLAYWNDPINPKEFKYVFLAASSTLKGQSDKEKYEKARKLKDYIEGIRTTYTNNFGSKDMTRQQIAVATYLIDRLALRAGNEKDDDEADTVGCCTLKVENVKPLDPPILEFDFLGKDSIKYYKQFEADPAVYKAVKKFREGKSGSDDLFDKLDTSKLNTHLKELMPGLTAKVFRTFNASVTLDDMLAKGGAGSGEVPEKIANYQHANKEVAIICNHQRTVSKSHSAQMDRLQTRIDEAKAELSELETDLARAKKGKPPLKDSNGKQKRNLSPEAIEKKIQSAKTKIDKYERDMRSKEDLKEIALGTSKINYLDPRITVAWCKRNEVPIEKIFNKSLLAKFSWAMDCDPSFRF